One genomic segment of Kordiimonas sp. SCSIO 12603 includes these proteins:
- a CDS encoding cytochrome c family protein, whose product MKSRWVAFIITLSLLSGAVNSSDKAEKLYRHCLNCHESNDPRQYATAPSLEGIIGRDIASIKGFDYSERLLSEEGVWTAEKLNVFLTRPSKAQPGTKMHFRGFRNPRDREVLIAWLAGEEISDLENPEALSEVELFRPCKVCHSYQPNVPAKIAPNLYGIYGRKIASFPNFQYSEQLLAWDDIWNDNTLNAFFVEFKGLRQGSHAAFRALTKEEDRLRLIGFLKSISPQVLEQNQEDYLQPDIMETAPETR is encoded by the coding sequence GTGAAATCACGTTGGGTAGCGTTTATCATAACACTTAGCCTGTTATCCGGCGCGGTGAATAGTTCCGATAAAGCTGAAAAACTATACAGACACTGCCTGAACTGTCATGAATCAAATGATCCTCGACAATATGCAACCGCCCCTTCTCTGGAAGGTATAATCGGCCGAGATATCGCAAGTATTAAGGGGTTTGACTATAGCGAGCGTCTGTTATCCGAAGAAGGTGTATGGACAGCGGAGAAACTGAATGTATTCCTCACTCGCCCTAGTAAAGCACAGCCAGGTACGAAAATGCATTTTCGTGGTTTCAGAAACCCTCGTGACCGGGAGGTTCTTATCGCATGGCTCGCAGGAGAAGAGATTTCTGATCTGGAAAACCCAGAAGCTTTATCTGAGGTAGAACTCTTCAGGCCATGTAAAGTTTGCCATAGCTATCAACCTAACGTACCCGCCAAGATTGCGCCCAATCTATATGGCATATACGGGAGGAAAATCGCCTCCTTCCCGAACTTCCAATATAGCGAACAACTTCTAGCTTGGGATGATATTTGGAACGACAACACTCTCAACGCTTTCTTCGTAGAGTTTAAAGGGCTGCGCCAAGGTAGTCACGCAGCCTTCAGGGCTTTAACCAAAGAAGAAGACCGATTAAGACTTATCGGCTTCCTTAAAAGTATTTCGCCTCAGGTATTGGAGCAAAATCAGGAAGATTACTTACAGCCTGACATCATGGAAACTGCACCAGAAACACGCTGA
- a CDS encoding N-acetyltransferase: MILIFGRIVPIIDLDIRAVNSPEPYWDLLLLADPSRSMIEEYLADGKLFAAAWEETVVGVFVIVPLGENDWELKNIAVSEEWQGKGVGKALIEGAIEAVKSEGGTYLEVGTGNSSIDQIAFYQKAGFRMQRIAKNFFTLNYPDIIIENGIECRDMIVFGMDL; this comes from the coding sequence GTGATCTTAATTTTTGGAAGGATAGTTCCCATTATTGATCTTGATATTCGTGCGGTAAATAGCCCTGAGCCATACTGGGATTTGCTTCTGCTCGCAGATCCATCACGTTCTATGATTGAAGAGTATTTAGCAGACGGGAAACTCTTCGCTGCGGCATGGGAGGAAACTGTAGTAGGCGTCTTTGTTATTGTACCGCTCGGTGAGAATGACTGGGAACTTAAAAACATTGCTGTTTCAGAAGAATGGCAGGGCAAAGGTGTAGGGAAAGCACTGATTGAAGGTGCCATCGAAGCCGTGAAATCCGAAGGCGGTACATATCTTGAGGTGGGAACCGGGAATTCAAGCATTGATCAAATTGCTTTTTACCAGAAAGCTGGTTTCCGTATGCAGCGCATAGCCAAGAATTTCTTCACACTGAATTACCCGGATATTATTATAGAAAACGGGATTGAGTGCAGAGATATGATCGTTTTTGGTATGGATTTGTAG
- a CDS encoding cupin domain-containing protein produces the protein MRKILLTSLALCASIHSFAEEKKPAISAEPLLKSAITGIDNHEVLMARVTVAANSEAARHYHPTEEYLYVLSGSTILRIDDQEDVLLKAGMHARIPAKMIHTAITKEEPTELIVFRVHPKGQPIRKLAPN, from the coding sequence ATGAGAAAAATTTTACTCACCTCACTCGCGCTGTGCGCAAGTATTCACTCTTTCGCAGAAGAAAAAAAGCCAGCAATTTCTGCCGAACCTCTCTTAAAGTCAGCGATCACTGGGATTGATAACCATGAAGTTTTAATGGCGAGAGTAACAGTTGCTGCAAACTCAGAAGCAGCACGTCATTACCATCCTACCGAGGAATATCTCTATGTGCTTTCTGGCAGCACAATTCTGAGGATTGATGATCAAGAGGATGTTTTACTGAAAGCAGGCATGCACGCTCGCATACCTGCAAAAATGATTCATACCGCCATTACAAAAGAAGAACCCACTGAGCTTATTGTTTTTCGAGTTCACCCAAAAGGCCAGCCGATCAGAAAGCTGGCACCAAATTAA